A single genomic interval of Sulfoacidibacillus ferrooxidans harbors:
- a CDS encoding acyl-CoA dehydrogenase family protein, which yields MQHAYLTEEHAIFRRSVRRFLEKEAVPYYDQWEADRMVPRSFWEKFGAQGFLAPAIPEEYGGSGADFSYSVVIDEELERVGSGLTGISLHSDIVVPYLLQYGTEEQKQTWLPGCASGAIVTAIAMTEPGAGSDLAGVLTTAIRDGDEYVVHGQKTFITNGIQADLVLVVCKTDPSANPPHKGMSLLWVERGMEGFSRGRQLEKVGQHCQDTAELLFDQCRVPVGHLLGREGEGFSYLSQKLQQERLVVAIAGQVTAEEVLKDTIAYVKSRTAFGQPLSRFQHTRFTLAELATKVRVSRTFLDHLITRHLADEEIVEDVSMAKWFLTDMAKEVVNTCLQLHGGYGYMEDYKVARRYRDVAVMSIYAGTNEIMKTIIAKHMGL from the coding sequence GTGCAACATGCCTATTTAACAGAAGAGCATGCTATTTTTCGCCGTTCGGTGCGGCGATTTTTAGAAAAAGAGGCTGTGCCATACTATGATCAGTGGGAAGCAGATCGCATGGTTCCACGATCTTTTTGGGAAAAGTTCGGTGCTCAAGGTTTTTTAGCACCTGCCATTCCAGAAGAGTACGGTGGTTCAGGAGCAGATTTCTCGTATTCTGTAGTTATTGATGAAGAATTGGAACGTGTGGGATCGGGATTAACAGGTATTTCTCTACACAGTGATATTGTTGTTCCGTATTTATTGCAGTATGGGACAGAGGAGCAGAAACAGACATGGTTACCTGGATGTGCTTCCGGGGCCATTGTGACCGCTATTGCGATGACCGAGCCTGGAGCTGGATCAGATTTGGCAGGAGTGCTTACTACAGCGATACGCGATGGTGATGAGTATGTAGTACATGGGCAAAAGACTTTTATTACAAATGGTATTCAAGCTGACCTTGTGCTTGTTGTGTGTAAAACCGATCCATCAGCTAATCCGCCACATAAAGGGATGAGTTTGCTGTGGGTTGAACGGGGAATGGAAGGTTTTTCACGAGGTAGACAACTGGAAAAAGTTGGTCAACATTGTCAGGATACTGCAGAGTTACTTTTTGATCAATGTCGTGTACCAGTTGGGCACTTGCTTGGACGCGAGGGAGAAGGATTTAGCTATTTGTCACAAAAGCTCCAGCAAGAGCGACTAGTTGTTGCCATTGCTGGGCAAGTAACAGCAGAAGAAGTTCTAAAAGATACTATCGCTTATGTCAAGAGTCGCACAGCGTTTGGCCAACCACTGAGTCGATTTCAACATACGCGGTTTACTTTGGCAGAATTGGCCACAAAAGTACGTGTGAGTCGCACGTTTTTAGACCACCTCATTACAAGACACCTTGCTGATGAGGAAATTGTTGAAGATGTATCGATGGCAAAGTGGTTTTTAACTGATATGGCAAAAGAAGTGGTCAATACCTGCCTTCAACTGCACGGTGGCTATGGATATATGGAAGATTACAAGGTAGCGCGAAGATATCGGGATGTAGCAGTCATGTCCATATACGCTGGGACTAATGAAATCATGAAGACAATCATTGCAAAGCACATGGGGCTATAG
- a CDS encoding CaiB/BaiF CoA transferase family protein, whose amino-acid sequence MLLADLLVVDFTRLLPGPYATLRLSDMGARVIKVEPPGGDPARVIGAKDAPAGIVFLANNRNKESIELDLTQEADVTKAQALISRADVVIESFRPGVADRLGIGYQQAVRLNPRVVYCSLTGYGQTGLNKQRAGHDLNYMAISGMLSQLVDSSGCPIVPHVQWADHLGAFAAVEAILGALYQLSQTGKGSYLDVNMTDALLGMLTTHALAAQCSHSTHGLTELSGELLCYHIYETRDHRFVSLAALEMKFWANFCEAAHHPEWIFAQMKTVSEDRELYDALCELFATYDLEYWTTFGERVDCCLQPVLSVDEALASEYVQQKQLAFTMKTESYGELSQVWTMAGGANLQAKNELVKEPPQLGKNELGEEF is encoded by the coding sequence GTGTTATTAGCAGATCTACTTGTCGTTGATTTTACTCGTTTATTACCAGGACCGTATGCTACGTTGCGACTATCTGATATGGGTGCACGTGTAATCAAGGTTGAACCACCTGGGGGCGACCCTGCACGTGTTATCGGGGCAAAAGATGCACCTGCTGGGATTGTGTTTTTGGCGAATAATCGCAATAAAGAAAGTATAGAACTAGATCTTACTCAGGAAGCAGATGTGACCAAGGCGCAAGCGCTTATCAGTCGCGCGGATGTCGTGATTGAAAGTTTTCGCCCTGGTGTAGCAGATCGCCTTGGCATTGGATATCAGCAGGCGGTTCGTCTCAATCCACGAGTTGTTTACTGTTCATTGACTGGCTACGGTCAAACGGGGCTAAATAAACAACGTGCAGGTCATGATCTTAACTATATGGCGATAAGCGGGATGCTATCTCAATTAGTAGATTCCTCTGGTTGCCCGATAGTACCACATGTCCAATGGGCTGATCATCTAGGAGCGTTTGCCGCAGTTGAAGCAATTCTTGGAGCTCTTTATCAACTTTCACAAACAGGCAAGGGAAGTTATCTGGATGTAAATATGACGGATGCTTTACTTGGTATGTTGACAACCCATGCTCTCGCTGCGCAATGTAGTCATAGTACACATGGATTGACTGAACTGTCAGGTGAGTTATTGTGCTACCACATCTATGAAACACGCGACCATCGCTTTGTTAGTTTAGCTGCGTTAGAGATGAAATTTTGGGCGAATTTTTGTGAGGCTGCCCATCATCCGGAATGGATTTTTGCGCAGATGAAAACAGTATCAGAGGATCGTGAATTATATGATGCACTCTGTGAATTGTTTGCAACTTACGATTTGGAGTATTGGACAACGTTTGGTGAGCGTGTCGATTGCTGTCTGCAGCCCGTACTTTCAGTAGATGAAGCGCTTGCTAGTGAATATGTACAGCAAAAGCAACTAGCGTTTACGATGAAAACGGAATCTTATGGTGAGTTATCTCAAGTATGGACTATGGCTGGTGGGGCTAATTTGCAAGCAAAGAACGAGCTAGTAAAGGAACCTCCACAGTTAGGTAAAAATGAGCTTGGAGAAGAGTTCTAA
- a CDS encoding DUF423 domain-containing protein yields MTSTIVFPLDRSFLVLGSIFALLAVAFGAFGAHALRARLTSDRLAIYQTGVQYQMYHALGLVILGAIIPHLSNVGLGIFAGRLFVVGIILFSGSLYVLAMGGKRFIGAITPFGGLAFIAGWLCLLLSCLR; encoded by the coding sequence ATGACTTCTACTATTGTATTTCCACTTGATAGATCCTTTCTCGTGTTAGGATCTATTTTTGCTCTATTAGCAGTAGCGTTTGGTGCATTTGGTGCACATGCATTGCGCGCGCGATTGACATCAGATCGATTGGCGATTTACCAAACCGGTGTACAATATCAAATGTATCATGCCCTAGGATTAGTCATACTCGGCGCTATTATTCCACACCTGTCCAACGTGGGGCTTGGGATTTTTGCAGGGAGACTTTTCGTCGTAGGAATCATCCTATTCTCTGGAAGTTTATATGTGCTTGCTATGGGTGGAAAGCGGTTCATTGGAGCGATTACTCCGTTTGGTGGATTGGCCTTTATAGCGGGCTGGTTGTGTTTGCTGTTGAGTTGTCTTCGTTAA
- a CDS encoding MBL fold metallo-hydrolase, with protein MTLDTITVQSIMQGMARGESYTVLDIRSKNEFQNWQLKGMSLQAVNIPYFDFNENEVNDRLLPENSRIVMVSVYDRAAVRVATRLQGKGYHVSYLEGGPYEWDDFYVESTILVTPQLKLIQIHRLASGCLSYALVTASQAIIIDPSRHIEQYLAIAEREHAQITHIVDTHVHTDHISGAMRLLARTNAQYLIAHGEVRQSDLPVHMLKQGTMHIGSIDIQVKILDTEGETGGNTILVIENTVMLSADVLTVGEVGIADLQGSAQEWADKLFNVVLREVKNLSDDVLVLPAHFADIQAINAGGYVGAVLGDIRLGAEAMARSKVLTFKNRPKGFVASLHPFSEDIRDINLGVESADLSRAEYLERDIRM; from the coding sequence ATGACTCTCGATACGATTACAGTTCAATCGATAATGCAGGGAATGGCCCGTGGAGAATCATATACGGTACTTGATATTCGCTCAAAAAACGAGTTTCAAAATTGGCAACTAAAAGGAATGTCGCTGCAAGCGGTTAACATTCCCTACTTTGACTTCAACGAAAATGAAGTCAATGATCGATTGCTTCCTGAAAACTCACGTATAGTGATGGTTTCTGTCTATGATCGCGCTGCAGTTCGTGTGGCTACGAGGCTACAAGGAAAAGGTTATCACGTATCATATCTAGAAGGTGGACCTTATGAATGGGATGACTTTTATGTTGAATCAACCATCCTGGTGACCCCGCAGTTGAAGCTTATTCAAATACACAGACTGGCTTCAGGGTGTTTATCTTATGCACTTGTTACGGCTAGTCAGGCCATAATCATAGACCCTTCGCGGCATATTGAACAGTATTTGGCAATTGCAGAGCGTGAGCATGCGCAAATAACGCATATTGTGGATACTCATGTACACACCGATCATATTTCTGGAGCTATGCGTCTTCTGGCACGTACTAATGCACAATACTTGATTGCACATGGTGAAGTCAGGCAATCAGATCTGCCTGTGCACATGTTGAAACAAGGAACCATGCATATTGGCTCTATTGATATTCAAGTAAAGATCTTAGATACAGAAGGTGAAACAGGAGGAAATACCATACTTGTCATTGAGAACACAGTGATGCTTTCTGCGGACGTCCTTACAGTTGGTGAAGTAGGCATTGCGGATTTGCAAGGAAGCGCACAAGAATGGGCAGACAAGCTGTTTAATGTGGTCTTGCGCGAAGTAAAAAATCTATCAGATGATGTACTAGTTTTACCAGCTCATTTTGCTGATATACAAGCGATTAACGCAGGTGGATATGTCGGAGCTGTGCTAGGCGACATTCGTTTAGGTGCAGAGGCAATGGCTCGATCTAAAGTTTTAACATTTAAAAATAGACCCAAAGGATTTGTAGCTTCACTACATCCCTTTTCAGAAGATATTCGAGATATTAATTTGGGTGTGGAAAGTGCAGACTTGTCGCGTGCTGAGTATCTTGAACGGGATATTCGTATGTGA
- a CDS encoding lipoate--protein ligase family protein: MQQRTIFTNGIFLSQARPVYQASALLPFIEQEAMSLYSRDVGIPILHFWRHKHALLLGSRDATLPGVKEVALDLTKQGIAVAVRPFGGLAVALDLGVVNVSMIIPYPPNLDEAFWMFAKWLQESCMQEGNVTIGEVDGAYCPGRFDLAIHGVKFAGIAQRRIQDVAIISAFVNVVHTVNDREGLVETFYRKAIYTQKEWPQFVPTIVRGKVGDLLIEPSLDQQCLVNQWMDVVVGHIENEAMQCLTLPPIDERYYREAYKRLIKRLRLQEWIVLDEKM, translated from the coding sequence TTGCAACAACGTACAATCTTTACAAACGGGATATTTTTATCGCAGGCGCGGCCGGTGTATCAGGCGAGCGCCCTTTTGCCATTTATTGAACAAGAGGCTATGTCTCTGTACAGTAGGGATGTTGGTATTCCTATACTACATTTTTGGCGACATAAACATGCTCTTTTATTAGGCTCTCGCGACGCAACACTACCTGGAGTAAAGGAGGTAGCGTTGGATCTGACTAAACAAGGCATTGCAGTAGCTGTTCGTCCATTTGGTGGATTGGCTGTTGCACTGGATCTGGGTGTGGTCAATGTATCGATGATTATTCCCTATCCGCCCAATTTAGATGAGGCATTTTGGATGTTTGCCAAGTGGTTGCAGGAGTCTTGCATGCAAGAGGGAAATGTGACGATTGGTGAAGTGGATGGCGCCTATTGTCCGGGTCGCTTTGACTTGGCGATTCATGGTGTAAAATTTGCAGGGATAGCACAGCGACGGATACAAGATGTAGCTATTATTAGTGCATTTGTAAATGTGGTGCATACGGTGAACGATCGAGAAGGCCTCGTGGAAACATTTTATCGCAAAGCTATTTATACGCAAAAGGAATGGCCACAATTTGTTCCAACTATTGTACGAGGTAAAGTAGGAGATTTATTGATAGAACCTTCACTCGATCAGCAGTGTCTAGTGAATCAATGGATGGATGTTGTGGTGGGACATATAGAAAATGAAGCGATGCAATGTCTTACGCTTCCCCCTATTGATGAGCGCTATTACCGAGAAGCATATAAGCGGTTGATCAAAAGGTTGCGTTTGCAAGAATGGATTGTACTCGACGAAAAGATGTGA
- the cyoE gene encoding heme o synthase, which yields MDQPLSMTGESPSNPSLSLTQGSFRDIMRDYVNVVKPGITMSNMMTAFVGLWLASQGRPAFGLTLITLAGSGLVVMSGCAFNNYMDQDIDQFMARTQDRPLPNSRIPAWSVLLLGAILGILGISLLGIFANTLSAVMALIGLFFYVIVYTALTKRTTTLSTVIGGVSGAMPPLIGWTAITGSLGMSGWLLFIFMFLWQPPHFLALAMRRVKDYAAAGIPLLPVVYGFPPTKRQIVIWTATLIPASLLLTIVHAEGWIYFFTALIFGGIWLVKGIKGFKAKDDIAWATDMFKFSLIYLMVLCVVMVINVK from the coding sequence GTGGATCAACCGCTAAGTATGACTGGAGAATCTCCGTCTAATCCATCATTATCTTTGACACAAGGGTCTTTTCGGGATATTATGCGTGATTACGTAAATGTAGTAAAACCTGGAATAACGATGTCTAATATGATGACAGCTTTTGTTGGATTGTGGTTAGCATCACAAGGCAGACCGGCATTTGGACTTACACTGATCACGCTTGCTGGTAGCGGTCTTGTGGTTATGTCTGGTTGTGCATTTAATAATTACATGGATCAAGATATTGATCAATTTATGGCTCGCACACAGGATCGTCCGCTACCAAATTCACGTATTCCAGCATGGAGCGTGCTTTTGCTTGGAGCAATCCTTGGAATTCTTGGAATCTCATTGCTTGGTATATTTGCTAATACATTGTCTGCTGTAATGGCACTGATCGGATTATTTTTCTATGTGATCGTATATACCGCTTTGACAAAGCGCACCACAACGCTTAGCACGGTGATTGGTGGCGTCTCAGGAGCCATGCCACCACTAATCGGTTGGACGGCTATCACTGGATCTTTAGGGATGTCTGGATGGCTCTTGTTTATCTTCATGTTTCTCTGGCAACCACCGCATTTTTTGGCATTAGCGATGCGTCGTGTGAAAGACTATGCAGCTGCGGGTATTCCATTACTCCCTGTAGTGTATGGTTTTCCACCTACTAAGCGACAAATTGTAATTTGGACTGCTACACTTATTCCTGCCTCATTGTTGTTAACAATCGTTCATGCAGAAGGTTGGATCTACTTTTTTACAGCACTTATTTTTGGCGGGATTTGGCTTGTGAAAGGGATTAAGGGTTTTAAGGCGAAAGACGATATTGCTTGGGCTACGGATATGTTCAAGTTTTCGCTTATCTATTTAATGGTTTTATGTGTTGTTATGGTTATTAATGTAAAGTAA
- a CDS encoding dipeptidase, protein MNDKVDQYFSKERIHHLEQLSALLRIASISALSAHKADMGQAAEWIADALTQAGLEHVAIMPTKGNPVVYADYLHSPGKPTVLIYGHYDVQPVDPLDLWDNDPFDPTIRDGKIYARGASDDKGQVFMHIKAIEALLKTTHALAVNVKFCIEGEEEIGSVHLPLFVEEQKALLAADVLVISDTTMLGPNAPAICYGLRGLCGLQIDVQSAKSDLHSGLYGGAVPNALHGLVELLATMHTKEGAVAVQGFYDDVVPLTDDERKELASLPHDDEEYRKGLGLPSLFGEPGYSTVERYMARPTLELNGVYGGFQGEGTKTVIPARAHAKITCRLVNNQDPVHIIELIEEHVKSHTPVGVTAKVTRFDTGRPFVTSFDSAAIRSAAKAYEVGFGVKPYYMRMGGSIPIVEVFDRVLHIPVVLMGFGLPDENFHAPNEHFSLDNFDRGLRTLAYYYEHLDTI, encoded by the coding sequence TTGAATGACAAAGTAGACCAGTATTTTTCTAAAGAGAGAATCCATCACCTTGAGCAACTAAGCGCTTTGCTTCGGATCGCAAGCATCAGTGCGCTGTCAGCTCATAAAGCTGACATGGGGCAAGCTGCAGAGTGGATCGCAGATGCCTTAACACAAGCGGGACTAGAACACGTCGCCATCATGCCTACCAAAGGAAATCCAGTTGTCTATGCTGACTATTTGCATTCACCAGGAAAACCTACCGTATTAATCTACGGGCACTACGATGTCCAACCTGTGGATCCGTTGGACCTATGGGACAACGATCCGTTCGATCCGACGATCCGCGATGGGAAGATCTATGCACGCGGAGCTTCTGATGATAAAGGTCAAGTATTTATGCATATCAAGGCCATCGAAGCACTCCTAAAAACAACACACGCTCTAGCAGTAAATGTTAAATTTTGCATTGAAGGTGAAGAAGAAATTGGCAGTGTTCATTTGCCTCTATTTGTCGAGGAGCAAAAGGCATTATTAGCTGCCGATGTTCTTGTCATCTCCGATACAACTATGTTGGGACCAAACGCCCCTGCGATCTGTTATGGACTACGCGGCCTATGCGGACTACAAATTGACGTCCAATCTGCAAAGTCAGATCTACACTCTGGACTATACGGAGGAGCAGTTCCAAATGCCTTACATGGACTGGTTGAACTTTTGGCCACCATGCACACGAAAGAAGGCGCTGTTGCAGTACAAGGGTTTTATGACGATGTCGTTCCACTTACAGATGATGAGCGCAAGGAACTTGCATCATTACCGCATGATGACGAAGAGTATAGGAAGGGATTGGGTCTTCCGTCCTTATTTGGAGAACCAGGGTATTCTACAGTAGAGCGGTATATGGCTCGTCCAACGCTTGAGCTAAACGGCGTTTACGGAGGATTTCAAGGTGAAGGAACAAAGACTGTCATCCCTGCACGTGCGCATGCTAAAATCACCTGCAGATTGGTCAACAATCAGGATCCTGTGCACATAATTGAACTGATTGAGGAACACGTAAAATCTCACACACCTGTTGGTGTAACTGCAAAAGTCACGCGTTTTGATACAGGACGTCCGTTTGTCACAAGTTTTGATTCCGCAGCTATTCGAAGCGCTGCAAAAGCGTATGAAGTTGGTTTTGGCGTTAAACCTTACTATATGCGTATGGGGGGCTCGATTCCTATTGTCGAAGTGTTTGATCGAGTCCTTCATATTCCAGTAGTACTTATGGGATTTGGTTTGCCAGATGAGAACTTCCATGCTCCCAATGAACATTTTTCACTCGATAATTTTGATCGGGGACTACGCACTCTAGCTTATTACTATGAGCATTTAGACACGATCTAG